A single genomic interval of Desulfovibrio intestinalis harbors:
- a CDS encoding YnfA family protein → MILKTFLLFVVTAIAEIVGCYLPYLWLRKGGSPWLLVPAALSLAVFAWLLTMHPAASGRVYAAYGCVYVITALSWLKFVDGISLSTTDMVGGVIALAGMLIIVSGWGSAA, encoded by the coding sequence ATGATTTTAAAAACATTCTTGTTGTTTGTGGTGACTGCCATTGCTGAAATTGTCGGTTGCTACCTGCCCTATTTGTGGTTGCGAAAAGGCGGCTCGCCCTGGCTGCTTGTTCCGGCGGCATTAAGCCTTGCCGTTTTTGCATGGCTTCTGACCATGCACCCTGCGGCCAGCGGCAGAGTATATGCGGCTTACGGCTGCGTGTACGTTATAACGGCTCTTTCGTGGCTCAAGTTTGTGGACGGAATTTCTCTCTCCACTACAGATATGGTCGGCGGCGTAATCGCTCTTGCCGGAATGCTCATTATTGTTTCCGGTTGGGGCAGCGCGGCCTGA
- a CDS encoding dephospho-CoA kinase, with the protein MSSLQLEITAAQAGQRLDRILSAAKPDLSRAALQKAIQSGHCTVDGLVETRPAAKVKTGQQVHLQLPEISSQLQPEDGHLEVLWHDEHLVVCNKPAGLTVHPCPSCPEQTLVQRLLARFPQLGKIEGQRPGIVHRLDKDTSGLLVVALTEIDRLSLSNAFSERQVHKEYLALVAGLPPQSGQCLEPVGRHPTAKVKMAIVPENRGGRHAHTEWQRLWHSEDKSISLLAVRIHTGRTHQIRVHMTHLGYPLLGDKLYAPKAVQSMAPRQMLHAWRLSFTHPVNGEAMNFSCPPPDDMPDAALQTDSRMQRLVITGNPGSGKSAFTAFLAQKGVPVISADTIVADLYAPKGAGSQWIGRLRGSSLLEADGSVNKEALLAAMQEDPVLRRDVEQTVHALTRQAVEIFWSHLEDQGAPLAAAEIPLYFECGWQQLFSPKPLTVGVHCPLPLRTARTAETRGWSPEKMAALEAWQWPEERKMAACDMIITNDKDLQHLDEKAARFLQQLRLHLEKNHQQQADRLASLWVED; encoded by the coding sequence GTGAGCAGCCTGCAACTGGAAATCACCGCCGCTCAGGCAGGCCAGAGACTTGACCGTATACTGAGCGCCGCCAAACCTGATCTTTCGCGGGCGGCCCTGCAAAAAGCCATTCAGTCCGGCCACTGTACCGTGGACGGACTCGTCGAAACCAGACCCGCCGCCAAGGTCAAGACGGGGCAGCAGGTACACCTGCAACTGCCGGAAATATCCAGCCAGCTTCAGCCTGAAGACGGGCATCTGGAAGTACTCTGGCACGACGAACACCTTGTGGTTTGTAATAAACCTGCAGGTCTTACTGTGCATCCTTGCCCCTCCTGCCCGGAACAGACCTTGGTGCAGCGCCTTCTGGCGCGCTTTCCCCAGTTGGGCAAAATCGAAGGGCAACGCCCCGGCATTGTGCATCGGCTCGATAAAGACACCAGCGGCCTTCTGGTTGTGGCCCTTACCGAAATCGACCGTCTCAGCCTCAGCAACGCCTTTTCTGAACGCCAGGTCCACAAGGAATATCTGGCCCTTGTGGCAGGACTTCCTCCACAGAGCGGGCAGTGCCTTGAACCTGTGGGGCGTCACCCCACCGCCAAGGTAAAAATGGCCATTGTGCCGGAAAATCGCGGTGGCAGGCATGCCCATACGGAATGGCAGCGTCTCTGGCATTCGGAAGACAAGAGCATCTCACTACTCGCCGTGCGTATCCACACAGGACGAACCCATCAGATACGCGTACACATGACTCACTTGGGATACCCCCTGCTGGGCGATAAACTGTATGCCCCCAAAGCCGTGCAAAGCATGGCCCCCCGCCAAATGCTGCACGCGTGGCGCTTGAGCTTCACGCATCCTGTCAACGGCGAAGCCATGAATTTTTCCTGCCCGCCGCCCGACGACATGCCGGACGCAGCCCTGCAAACAGACAGCCGCATGCAGCGGCTTGTCATCACTGGCAACCCAGGCAGCGGCAAATCTGCCTTTACGGCTTTTCTGGCCCAAAAAGGCGTGCCTGTCATCAGTGCCGACACGATTGTGGCAGACCTTTATGCTCCCAAAGGCGCTGGCAGCCAATGGATAGGCCGATTGCGCGGTAGCAGCCTGCTTGAAGCTGACGGTTCCGTAAACAAGGAAGCTCTTTTAGCCGCCATGCAGGAAGATCCCGTGCTGCGTCGGGACGTGGAGCAGACCGTTCACGCCCTGACCAGACAGGCTGTGGAAATTTTTTGGTCGCACCTGGAAGATCAGGGTGCCCCCCTGGCAGCGGCTGAAATTCCTCTGTATTTCGAATGCGGCTGGCAGCAGCTTTTTTCGCCGAAGCCGTTGACCGTAGGGGTGCATTGCCCCCTGCCCCTGCGCACTGCACGCACGGCAGAGACCAGAGGGTGGAGCCCGGAAAAAATGGCTGCCCTTGAGGCCTGGCAATGGCCTGAAGAACGCAAGATGGCCGCGTGTGACATGATTATAACGAATGATAAGGATTTACAGCATCTTGATGAAAAAGCGGCTCGCTTTCTCCAACAACTGCGCCTTCATCTTGAGAAGAACCACCAGCAACAGGCCGATCGTCTTGCCTCTCTGTGGGTAGAGGACTAG
- the lysA gene encoding diaminopimelate decarboxylase, with amino-acid sequence MSDIRSSYTDDLQFYGRHTPRELAETFGTPLYVYNENVLRQRCRDLMGLSKHPGFGVNYSIKANANPVLLRMVREEGLVVDAMSPGELYMDQLAGFSSEQILYISNNNSREELKNALKHNLLVSVDSLSQLDDLGAINWGGKVMVRFNPGIGAGHHAKVVTAGKETKFGVNPGQMDEVFALLKKHNMTLAGINQHIGSLFMEAEGYLNAAEVLLHMAEQLPESALKALEIIDFGGGFGIPYHKYEEQPRLDMAELGSRLHALISDWAGKTGYTGRFLVEPGRYVAAECSVLLGSVHAVKNNGEKRYVGTDLGFNVLVRPAMYDSFHDVEIYGKADGNPRKEMVQTVVGNICESGDILAKDRELPEICEGDVLGILDAGAYGFTMSSNYNQRQRPAEVLIQSDGTARLIRRRESLEDLVSCLEGLN; translated from the coding sequence ATGTCCGACATCCGCTCCAGCTATACTGATGATCTGCAATTTTACGGTCGCCACACCCCGCGCGAACTGGCCGAAACCTTTGGCACCCCGCTTTATGTGTATAATGAGAATGTGCTGCGCCAGCGCTGCCGCGACCTCATGGGTCTTTCGAAACACCCTGGCTTTGGCGTCAACTACTCCATCAAGGCCAACGCCAACCCTGTTCTTTTGCGTATGGTGCGCGAAGAGGGTCTGGTTGTGGACGCGATGAGCCCCGGTGAGCTTTATATGGACCAGCTTGCTGGCTTCTCGTCTGAACAGATCCTTTATATCTCTAATAATAATTCGCGCGAAGAGCTGAAAAATGCCCTCAAGCACAATCTGCTGGTCAGCGTGGACTCACTTTCGCAACTCGATGACCTGGGCGCCATCAACTGGGGCGGCAAGGTTATGGTACGTTTCAATCCCGGTATCGGCGCAGGCCACCACGCCAAGGTTGTGACTGCGGGCAAGGAAACCAAATTCGGCGTCAACCCCGGCCAAATGGACGAAGTTTTCGCCCTGCTGAAAAAGCACAACATGACCCTGGCCGGCATCAACCAGCATATCGGTTCGCTCTTTATGGAAGCCGAAGGTTACCTCAACGCTGCGGAAGTGCTGCTGCACATGGCAGAACAACTGCCCGAAAGCGCGCTGAAAGCTCTTGAAATCATCGACTTCGGCGGCGGCTTTGGCATCCCCTACCACAAGTATGAAGAACAACCCCGGCTGGACATGGCCGAACTGGGCAGCCGCCTGCATGCCCTTATCAGCGATTGGGCAGGAAAAACCGGCTATACTGGACGTTTTCTTGTTGAGCCGGGCCGCTATGTAGCGGCAGAATGCAGCGTACTGCTCGGCAGCGTGCATGCAGTGAAAAATAATGGCGAAAAGCGCTATGTGGGCACGGATCTTGGCTTCAACGTGCTGGTGCGCCCCGCCATGTATGATTCCTTCCACGATGTTGAAATTTATGGCAAGGCCGACGGCAATCCCCGCAAGGAGATGGTGCAGACCGTGGTTGGCAACATCTGCGAAAGCGGTGATATTCTTGCAAAAGATCGTGAACTCCCAGAAATATGTGAAGGAGATGTGCTCGGCATACTTGACGCGGGCGCATACGGATTTACAATGAGTTCGAATTATAACCAGCGCCAACGGCCTGCTGAGGTGCTCATTCAGAGCGACGGCACGGCAAGGCTCATCCGCCGACGTGAATCTCTTGAAGACCTGGTCAGCTGCCTTGAAGGACTCAACTAG
- a CDS encoding FKBP-type peptidyl-prolyl cis-trans isomerase, translating into MPIKKGDTVRAHYTGTLDDGTVFDSSRERDPLEFVMGQGMLIPGFEAAVEGREAGETVTVTIAPAEAYGEADPELIFTVARAQVPDHIPLNVGVPLQLSNEQGQMDVTITEVTADEVTLDANHPLAGKSLTFEIEIVGVK; encoded by the coding sequence ATGCCCATCAAAAAAGGCGATACGGTGCGTGCGCACTATACGGGAACCCTGGACGACGGCACAGTGTTCGATTCCTCGCGTGAGCGCGATCCCCTGGAGTTCGTCATGGGCCAGGGCATGCTTATTCCTGGTTTTGAAGCCGCCGTTGAAGGCCGTGAAGCCGGAGAAACTGTCACTGTGACCATCGCTCCCGCCGAAGCCTATGGCGAAGCCGATCCGGAGCTGATTTTCACTGTGGCCCGCGCTCAGGTGCCGGATCACATTCCCCTCAATGTCGGCGTACCCCTGCAACTGTCCAACGAGCAGGGCCAGATGGACGTGACCATTACCGAAGTGACCGCTGACGAAGTGACCCTTGACGCCAACCATCCTTTGGCGGGCAAGTCCCTCACATTTGAAATCGAGATCGTCGGCGTCAAATAG
- a CDS encoding MATE family efflux transporter, with amino-acid sequence MMYLVFFMGLVAVWVAGQISAEVQAALGMVNQCGILLMVVAMAISSGATAAVSQSLGALKVARAQRYVGTTVVGCFALGFAVALFGWYFGDAILGMLMVPDSIMPLTKELWQVGMLALPAQYVYAATGVMFRATRQVIPPLWVAAIVCVVNLLACLGFGLGWFGLPNWGYMGLAWATVGSQCLGAICNCALLMHSGYLQRRTLPTPRWLKAGLPYLLKVALPAGAAQIVWQSGYLTLFVLVASLPFDSVNALAGLTAGLRVEALLFLPGMAFNMSVAVLVGNSLGAGKPEEAKKVALTMVTVSAIGMSLIAALLWPFRQDIAVLLSQEPGTQAQIVNYLTYNLLSTPFSIASTVMGGVMTGAGATKYNLMIFGGTFWLVRLPLGWLLGHVLWGTASGVFVAMLVSQCLQTSIMLYVVLRRDWMRFAMSRSRQPHQV; translated from the coding sequence ATGATGTACCTTGTGTTCTTCATGGGCTTGGTAGCAGTGTGGGTTGCAGGACAAATCAGCGCCGAAGTCCAGGCTGCTCTGGGCATGGTCAACCAATGCGGCATCTTGCTCATGGTGGTTGCCATGGCCATCTCCAGTGGAGCCACCGCCGCCGTAAGCCAGTCGCTTGGGGCGCTCAAGGTGGCGCGTGCCCAGCGTTATGTGGGCACGACCGTTGTGGGGTGTTTTGCTCTGGGCTTTGCGGTGGCGCTGTTTGGCTGGTATTTTGGAGATGCCATTCTGGGCATGCTTATGGTGCCAGACAGCATCATGCCTCTCACAAAAGAGCTTTGGCAGGTCGGCATGCTGGCACTGCCCGCTCAGTACGTTTATGCAGCCACAGGCGTTATGTTTCGTGCCACGCGGCAGGTTATTCCTCCTCTTTGGGTGGCCGCCATTGTTTGCGTGGTAAACCTGCTGGCCTGCCTTGGCTTTGGTCTGGGCTGGTTTGGTTTGCCCAACTGGGGCTATATGGGATTGGCGTGGGCCACCGTAGGCTCGCAGTGTCTTGGCGCAATTTGCAACTGCGCCCTGCTTATGCATTCTGGCTACCTGCAACGCCGAACCCTGCCCACACCACGCTGGCTCAAAGCAGGCCTGCCCTATCTGCTCAAAGTGGCCCTACCTGCCGGAGCCGCACAGATCGTCTGGCAATCGGGCTATCTGACCCTCTTTGTTCTGGTGGCCTCTCTGCCCTTTGACAGCGTCAACGCCCTGGCCGGACTCACCGCAGGCCTGAGAGTAGAAGCCTTGCTGTTCCTGCCCGGTATGGCGTTTAACATGAGCGTGGCCGTTCTTGTGGGCAACAGCCTTGGCGCTGGCAAGCCCGAAGAAGCCAAAAAAGTTGCTCTTACAATGGTGACTGTTTCGGCCATTGGCATGAGTCTCATTGCAGCCCTGCTCTGGCCTTTCAGGCAGGATATTGCTGTGCTGCTTTCTCAGGAACCGGGCACTCAGGCCCAGATTGTAAACTACCTGACCTATAACCTGCTCTCCACCCCCTTTTCTATTGCCAGCACCGTCATGGGCGGCGTCATGACAGGGGCGGGAGCGACCAAGTACAACCTGATGATTTTTGGCGGCACCTTCTGGCTGGTGCGGCTTCCCCTAGGCTGGCTGCTTGGGCATGTTCTTTGGGGCACTGCCTCTGGCGTATTTGTTGCCATGCTTGTTTCCCAATGCCTGCAAACCAGCATCATGCTTTATGTGGTGCTGCGCCGCGACTGGATGCGCTTTGCCATGAGCCGAAGCCGCCAGCCGCACCAGGTCTGA
- a CDS encoding phosphatidylglycerol lysyltransferase domain-containing protein, whose product MSKSFSPVSLDDSQRYYELWQRTPQRSLDYTLANLWGWQDYYGLEWCFDDNLCWIRQMRPYPICWAPVGDWNAVDWKSLLPCSFNENAHDVVRVPEKLLYIWQEHLPGLVDADEDRGQWEYLYKQEELAELPGNRYHKKRNHYNSYVKTYGEPDYHSLDDAMVEDVLAVQDDWCQWHECEESPSLRAENEAINRVLSHWNSFQGLTGGSLYVDGKMVAFSVGEDLDGESLGVHYEKGLNGFKGVYQTINCTFARRAGAGFTYMNRAQDLDEEGLRQAKMTYLPADFLRKYKVRIRKV is encoded by the coding sequence GTGAGCAAAAGTTTTTCCCCCGTAAGTCTGGATGACAGTCAGCGGTATTATGAGCTCTGGCAGCGTACCCCTCAGCGTTCGCTGGACTATACCCTGGCCAACCTCTGGGGCTGGCAGGACTACTACGGTCTTGAGTGGTGCTTTGACGACAATCTTTGCTGGATACGCCAAATGCGCCCATATCCCATTTGCTGGGCTCCGGTGGGCGATTGGAACGCTGTTGACTGGAAAAGCCTTCTGCCCTGCTCATTCAACGAAAACGCACATGACGTGGTACGCGTGCCGGAAAAGCTGCTGTACATCTGGCAGGAACATCTGCCCGGCCTTGTAGATGCTGACGAAGACCGCGGGCAATGGGAATACCTTTACAAGCAGGAAGAGCTGGCAGAGCTGCCTGGTAACCGCTATCACAAAAAACGCAACCATTATAACAGCTACGTCAAAACCTACGGCGAACCGGACTATCACAGCCTTGATGATGCAATGGTGGAAGATGTGCTGGCAGTTCAGGACGACTGGTGCCAGTGGCATGAATGCGAAGAGTCCCCTTCCCTCAGGGCCGAAAATGAGGCCATCAACCGCGTGCTGAGCCATTGGAACAGCTTTCAGGGGCTCACGGGCGGTTCGCTCTATGTGGATGGTAAAATGGTAGCCTTCAGTGTTGGTGAAGACCTTGATGGCGAAAGCCTTGGTGTTCACTACGAAAAGGGCCTTAACGGATTCAAGGGCGTTTACCAGACCATCAACTGCACCTTCGCCCGGCGCGCGGGAGCAGGGTTCACCTATATGAACCGTGCACAGGATCTGGACGAAGAAGGCCTGCGCCAAGCCAAAATGACCTACCTTCCCGCCGATTTTCTGCGCAAGTACAAAGTGCGTATCCGCAAGGTCTGA
- a CDS encoding NlpC/P60 family N-terminal domain-containing protein, which yields MFSRLRLVCLASLLLLMAACGGKSVPPRDGSAPSWMGTIADLRQFPQNLEVYAKNAGQNKRLISQAEQSRQLARFDRIFFGPWEMRKTSVRKRDVAVIFNKARGYKQGSERWTQMEWDAMARNANLKNFPNRAQAAITVRNTDLREMPTHLTRFSEPTPDPRANPFDYFQYSLLPLGTPVLIAHTSNDGRWHFVECPIAGGWVDAEDLALVDDSFMSLYRNASFAAVVRDNVRLTDQTAQYGASASTGGQNVSIGTILPTLAGGGLSASIVYNDPAAPPVTLLAPVKDSNGMARTAPFTVSSSDVVARPLPLTPDNVAAVGNVMMGQRYGWGGMFGERDCSALTRDIFTPFGIWLPRNSGGQARVGAVNSLEGMTTREKEDTILRYGVPFLSLVGMRGHIMLYVGKYDGRPAIFHNVWGVRTVEGNDDNARFVIGRAVVTSITPGSELKNLYRGTTFVDRLRTLSTPADTLQ from the coding sequence ATGTTTTCCCGCCTTCGTCTGGTTTGTCTTGCATCCCTTCTGCTTCTGATGGCCGCATGTGGCGGTAAAAGTGTTCCTCCCCGCGATGGAAGTGCCCCCTCATGGATGGGCACCATAGCCGACCTGCGCCAATTCCCACAGAACCTTGAAGTTTACGCAAAAAACGCAGGGCAAAATAAAAGGCTTATTTCTCAGGCAGAACAGAGCCGTCAGCTTGCCCGCTTTGACCGAATTTTTTTTGGCCCCTGGGAAATGCGTAAAACCTCCGTGCGCAAACGCGATGTTGCCGTCATTTTCAATAAGGCCCGTGGCTATAAGCAAGGCAGCGAACGCTGGACCCAGATGGAATGGGACGCTATGGCCCGCAACGCCAACCTCAAAAACTTCCCCAATCGCGCTCAGGCTGCCATTACAGTACGCAATACAGACCTGCGTGAAATGCCCACGCACCTGACGCGTTTTTCCGAACCCACGCCTGACCCGCGTGCCAACCCATTCGACTACTTTCAGTATTCCTTACTGCCCCTGGGCACGCCTGTGCTGATTGCTCATACATCCAACGACGGCAGATGGCACTTTGTGGAATGCCCCATAGCGGGCGGATGGGTTGATGCCGAAGACCTGGCGCTGGTTGACGACAGCTTTATGTCGCTTTACCGCAATGCTTCGTTTGCGGCAGTTGTACGAGACAACGTGCGCCTCACAGACCAGACCGCCCAGTATGGGGCTTCCGCCTCAACCGGGGGGCAAAACGTAAGTATAGGCACCATACTGCCCACCCTTGCCGGAGGGGGCTTGAGTGCGTCAATCGTATACAACGACCCAGCAGCGCCGCCAGTCACCTTGCTGGCCCCGGTTAAAGACAGTAACGGCATGGCCCGCACAGCGCCATTCACGGTATCTTCATCTGATGTAGTTGCCCGCCCCCTGCCCCTGACGCCAGACAATGTGGCTGCCGTGGGCAATGTCATGATGGGGCAGCGCTATGGCTGGGGCGGCATGTTTGGCGAAAGGGATTGCTCTGCCCTCACCCGCGACATTTTCACGCCTTTCGGCATCTGGCTTCCCCGCAACTCCGGTGGGCAGGCCCGCGTAGGGGCCGTCAACTCCCTTGAAGGCATGACCACCAGAGAAAAAGAAGACACCATCCTGCGCTACGGCGTTCCCTTCCTGAGCCTTGTGGGCATGCGCGGGCACATCATGCTTTATGTGGGCAAATACGACGGTCGCCCGGCCATTTTCCACAATGTCTGGGGGGTTCGCACGGTAGAAGGCAATGACGACAATGCCCGCTTTGTCATTGGCAGAGCTGTTGTCACGTCCATCACGCCTGGCAGTGAACTGAAAAATCTGTACAGGGGCACGACCTTTGTGGACAGGTTGCGTACCCTTTCCACCCCGGCGGATACCCTTCAGTGA